Proteins from one Anopheles nili chromosome 2, idAnoNiliSN_F5_01, whole genome shotgun sequence genomic window:
- the LOC128732164 gene encoding integrator complex subunit 2, with protein sequence MNIAPVTSKAFSAMQNLDIAQLATCSQQEIRPLLPCLVRMSLLSPLDNTKSWAEARKQILSLLVGIEVVNNIVSLLQVNYHELEIDVKKEQQIRQKIGYTTQDSAQFHSLPNGIVMGFERADGTNKVRVVLSELFYLQAQINEIVTQAAIQKSSSNELTIRPSELFDNEIYLEEIADIICIALAELPSLLNLQEVIETLLYVRNGSKIVCWIVANMPDCFREVVTALITNSDEDSTDGRVKLAALYELSEMNPSQALSMRTICVETVKMPSLMIKLSLKDPQNLVAFVSGLLLGNDQNIRSSFALYIRTSQKRKGDVLHQLREELLKQLQNIILQSINGSLPEELVVQAAAIVRLYCALRGISGIKFFDEEIQLLMQLITCKPPPTPAGIRFVSLGLCMFIACPSLIAHQSHEAKMIEWIQWLIKEEAYFESVSEVSASFGEMLLLMAIHFHGNQLTHICELACSTLGMKFSLRPNTITRMKLIFTQEIFTEQVVAAHAVKVPVTLNLNATIPGYLPVHCIHQLLKSRAFSKHKVPIKSWIYRQICNSVTPMHPVLPALIEVYVSSIILPNQKGLQEQHTHKALSEQEIAQVFQNAAGLWNKDQQSKGSAPIIGVADRMKKADNLQQSMEVDDVGNRQSNLTPQLLLLYYLLLYEDVRLSSMPQIIASGRQVKSYSNEFMSELPIKYLLQQAQKNQQEYSALFSPLLRLLVTHFPHLSLVDDWIDEESIPISDNLTGGHISEHMIVEAFEEIELNPARVIKLLRKMMRKSPLDLWPLAPTFIRYFKHILNDNIPLLLQELYRQVWMRLNTIFPRRLWVMSINALMPADDVTKNFTLTQENILLDPLQVLRCDDRVFRCSSALTVVLRILQAILAASRSQLSRHMLDKPLIDIGNQVKTDNDREELKLALIASQESVAVQILLEACLEKEADRTKPGRLWALREVRGVICSYIHQVFIAEPSLAKLVHFQGYPRELLAITVRGIPSMHICLDFIPELLSMAEMEKQIFSIDLASHLSLQYALPKSLSIAKLCMNTLTTLLGVLSGDTRIEMFRAVLPCIVRFAEAFPPLLDECILFLLQLGRIVQSQAALGRSTSLPSLFVGQDCKLRSQSRRLQYAEKLADEVRETFGKLLDVAVLSPKIYSHSEV encoded by the exons ATGAATATCGCCCCGGTAACGTCGAAAGCGTTTAGCGCTATGCAAAATCTAGATATAGCGCAACTGGCTACTTGCAGTCAGCAAGAAATACGCCCATTGTTACCCTGCCTGGTGCGGATGAGCTTGTTGTCACCACTGGACAACACCAAAAGCTGGGCTGAGGCACGCAAGCAAATTTTGTCGTTGTTAGTAGGAATCGAAGTGGTAAATAATATCGTATCGCTGCTACAGGTCAATTATCATGAATTAGAAATTGATGtaaaaaaggagcaacaaaTCAG ACAAAAAATTGGATACACGACGCAAGATTCGGCACAATTTCATAGCCTCCCAAACGGTATTGTGATGGGATTCGAACGGGCTGACGGCACGAACAAAGTTCGTGTAGTCCTGTCTGAACTGTTCTACCTGCAGGCACAAATCAACGAGATAGTCACGCAAGCTGCTATTCAAAAATCATCCTCAAATGAGTTGACGATTCGTCCCTCTGAGCTGTTTGACAATGAGATTTATCTCGAGGAAATAGCTGATATCATCTGCATAGCGCTTGCTGAGCTTCCATCCCTGTTGAATCTGCAGGAAGTGATCGAAACACTTTTGTATGTACGTAATGGCTCAAAAATCGTGTGCTGGATCGTTGCTAACATGCCAGATTGCTTCCGTGAAGTGGTAACTGCGCTAATAACGAACAGCGATGAAGATTCAACCGACGGTCGAGTCAAATTGGCGGCGTTGTACGAGCTAAGCGAAATGAATCCCAGCCAGGCGCTCTCGATGCGCACTATCTGTGTGGAAACCGTAAAAATGCCCTCTTTAATGATCAAGCTGAGCCTCAAAGATCCGCAGAACCTAGTTGCGTTCGTGTCCGGGTTGCTGTTGGGAAACGATCAGAACATTCGATCAAGCTTCGCGCTCTACATCCGCACTAGTCAGAAACGCAAAGGAGATGTGCTACATCAGCTACGGGAGGAGCTGTTGAAACAGTTGCAAAACATTATCCTGCAGTCCATAAACGGCTCTCTACCCGAGGAGCTTGTCGTGCAAGCTGCGGCCATCGTGCGACTGTATTGTGCGCTGCGTGGCATTTCCGGAATTAAATTTTTCGATGAAGAAATTCAGCTGCTGATGCAATTGATCACATGTAAACCTCCACCAACACCGGCGGGGATTCGGTTCGTATCATTGGGACTTTGTATGTTTATCGCGTGTCCCTCGCTCATAGCCCATCAATCTCACGAGGCCAAGATGATTGAGTGGATTCAGTGGTTGATCAAAGAGGAAGCGTATTTTGAGAGTGTGAGCGAAGTATCGGCATCGTTCGGCGAAATGCTCCTGTTGATGGCAATTCACTTTCACGGAAACCAGCTCACGCACATCTGCGAGCTAGCATGCTCGACGTTGGGAATGAAATTTTCGCTACGGCCGAACACGATCACTCGTATGAAGCTGATTTTTACGCAAGAAATCTTTACCGAGCAGGTTGTAGCGGCCCACGCCGTCAAGGTGCCAGTAACGCTGAACCTTAACGCCACCATTCCTGGCTATCTGCCGGTGCACTGCATTCATCAGCTTTTAAAGTCGCGTGCCTTTTCCAAGCACAAGGTTCCAATCAAAAGTTGGATATATAGACAAATTTGCAACTCGGTTACGCCTATGCATCCGGTGCTTCCGGCATTGATCGAGGTATACGTTAGCTCAATTATCCTGCCTAATCAGAAGGGTCTGCAGGAACAACACACTCACAAAGCGCTTTCCGAGCAGGAGATTGCTCAGGTGTTCCAGAATGCGGCCGGGCTGTGGAACAAGGATCAGCAGAGCAAAGGATCTGCACCGATCATTGGTGTTGCAGATCGAATGAAGAAGGCTGACAATCTTCAACAGTCCATGGAAGTGGATGATGTGGGGAATCGCCAATCAAATCTTACACCGCAGCTTCTCCTCCTCTACTACCTGTTGCTCTATGAGGATGTGCGATTAAGCAGCATGCCGCAAATCATTGCTAGCGGTCGGCAGGTAAAGAGCTACAGCAACGAGTTTATGTCGGAGCTTCCCATCAAGTACCTGCTGCAACAAGCACAGAAAAACCAGCAAGAGTACAGCGCTCTGTTTAGTCCGCTGTTGCGTTTATTGGTTACCCATTTTCCGCACCTTTCGCTGGTGGACGACTGGATAGACGAGGAGTCCATTCCGATCAGTGATAACCTGACAGGTGGACACATAAGCGAACACATGATCGTCGAGGCGTTCGAAGAAATCGAACTCAATCCAGCGCGGGTGATCAAACTGCTGCGTAAGATGATGCGTAAATCGCCGTTAGACTTGTGGCCATTGGCACCAACGTTTATCCGGTATTTTAAGCATATACTCAATGACAATATcccactgctgctgcaggaacTATACCGGCAGGTTTGGATGCGGCTGAACACAATCTTTCCTCGGCGGTTGTGGGTTATGTCGATCAACGCCTTGATGCCTGCGGATGATGTGACGAAAAATTTCACTCTTACGCAGGAGAACATTCTGTTAGATCCGCTGCAAGTGCTACGGTGCGATGATCGTGTCTTCCGGTGTTCCAGCGCCCTCACGGTGGTACTCCGCATCCTGCAGGCCATTCTGGCggcttcgagaagccaactgTCTCGCCACATGCTTGATAAGCCCTTAATCGACATAGGGAATCAGGTGAAAACTGACAACGATCGAGAGGAACTTAAGCTGGCGCTGATCGCATCGCAAGAGAGCGTCGCTGTGCAAATATTGTTGGAGGCGTGCCTTGAAAAAGAAGCAGATCGAACGAAACCGGGACGCCTTTGGGCGCTAAGAGAGGTTCGCGGGGTAATTTGCTCATACATCCATCAGGTGTTCATCGCGGAACCGTCACTGGCGAAGCTGGTCCACTTTCAGGGTTATCCCCGCGAACTGCTCGCGATAACGGTGCGTGGTATTCCGTCGATGCATATTTGCCTGGATTTCATACCTGAACTGCTGAGTATGGCAGAAATGGAGAAGCAAATCTTCTCCATCGATTTGGCATCCCATCTTTCGCTACAATACGCGCTTCCGAAATCGTTGAGCATCGCAAAGCTCTGTATGAATACGCTCACGACGTTGCTTGGAG TGCTGTCCGGCGATACTCGTATCGAGATGTTCCGCGCCGTGCTGCCCTGTATTGTGCGCTTTGCGGAGGCGTTTCCGCCACTGCTGGATGAGTGCATACTTTTTCTGCTACAGCTTGGCCGGATAGTACAATCGCAAGCAGCTCTCGGTCGTTCTACTTCCCTTCCTTCGTTGTTCGTTGGGCAAGATTGCAAGCTGCGCTCGCAGAGCCGCCGATTACAGTACGCTGAAAAGTTAGCTGATGAGGTACGGGAAACGTTCGGGAAGCTTTTGGATGTGGCCGTTTTGAGCCCCAAAATATATTCTCATTCGGAAGTGTAG